The Acetonema longum DSM 6540 DNA segment GTCTGAGTATCCGGAATGTGGCCGGCGTGAACCATACGGGTGTCAAAACCAAATGTACGCTTGGCACTCAACAGCATCAACTCCTAATAAATGCGGCTACAGAAGGGTTCTGGCGCAGCACTTTTAAATCTTCTTCACTGGGGCAAACCGGCTTATCCCTCTCCACATTGACCAGGCATAAAAAGCCCAGAGGAACATCTTTCGTCGCCCTGAGCTGATGCAGTGTCTGGGGCGGAATAGTCACCACATCTTTTTCCCTGACCGGAAAGACCTGATCCTCCAGCAAAATATCCCCTCCGCCCCGGAAAATGACCACCAGGTGGGCGTGCTGATGCCGCTCCAGAGTAGAGTGTCCTCCTGCCGCCACTTCAAAGTAGCGCAACTGACAGGGCAAGTCCGCCAAACCGTCCACAAGAACCTGCCGGCTGATATCTCTGAACAGACTCCCCTGCCCCTCCTCTTCTTTATACTTCAGGAGAGAAACTCCCTCCCAGCGGCAATCTCCCGTATGA contains these protein-coding regions:
- a CDS encoding cupin domain-containing protein, whose product is MLIRHTGDCRWEGVSLLKYKEEEGQGSLFRDISRQVLVDGLADLPCQLRYFEVAAGGHSTLERHQHAHLVVIFRGGGDILLEDQVFPVREKDVVTIPPQTLHQLRATKDVPLGFLCLVNVERDKPVCPSEEDLKVLRQNPSVAAFIRS